One region of Scophthalmus maximus strain ysfricsl-2021 chromosome 13, ASM2237912v1, whole genome shotgun sequence genomic DNA includes:
- the LOC118318128 gene encoding cyclin-dependent kinase-like 5 isoform X4 codes for MKIPDNGDVMNKFEVLGIVGEGAYGVVLKCRHKDTNEIVAIKKFKDSEENEEVKETTLRELKMLRTLKQENIVELKEAFRRRGKLYLVFEYVEKNMLELLEELPNGVPTEKARNYIFQLIKAIHWCHKHDIVHRDIKPENLLISSDDILKLCDFGFARNLSEGTDANYTEYVATRWYRSPELLLGAPYGKAVDMWSVGCILGELSDGQPLFPGESEIDQLFTIQKVLGPLPPEQMKLFYNNPRFHGLRFPAVNHPQTLERRYLGIIGGGLLDLLKNLLLLNPTERFLTEQSLNHHAFQTLRLVERPGPPTPTPVRSSKRKPHHGDNTTPSRSHGGKSSGGHRSSSRECSSLPRHEDPHPSNDGFLNGNMPTAINLSPTLHPKSYQPQIFNHSTSCSMDLASSNLPHLLSPGEAKSKGDFEMNLGSKVSDGPGAKYLKSNFRSQQHRHSFVEGKTNTLQTGEKHSRHSYMDSHGSTPSSKFAYLNLSKSYGTLSDAKSVGNLNDVHLYADEPTSRYFPSSCLDLTAPSSPAARRVDRLGPGTAGRGSTRSERESNTLDSSYRRSSTRHKASEEAKSPDALDPGESSAERSHGHSLSAPHDPLPYGPGYTSPFSSQQRPHRHSMYVRRDHQRTHGADEGLTVGQGMPTRASSLQLLSPQLQHRTLPHHPGGSSREEDMSRQSEQAPTEVLRSRPPIRDSTRDNTASFHTQRQKSEKTEDGGSSKENRNIYSESMPRRVGSFYRVPSPRPDNSFHDGRGQSRGSGLSGDGSSLANHSKRQPTFDPWTGPDTLVLNPSEPPKEKEKQGFFRAIKKKKKKSQMMEVPGGRPPVIKKCLFPLFSPKNNIKHSSSVRVLPVVSSPMVPTDGVDTVIQKSSRSSGHQSSRHRTRDKSRDRDQERDRDRDKDWPPEKLSDSHSPSQPLKSLRKLLHLSSSSSNQPAPADMRYQPLPNSASAQGGFTDSRGHSGVSTPQLKGRQTGYPLPGQLESGWHSSALGRPEGNPYPEQMGIKGGQNGHGFGRPSRSRMPNLNDLKETAL; via the exons GACACCAATGAAATTGTGGCCATTAAGAAATTCAAGGACAGCGAAG aaaatgaagaagTTAAAGAAACAACACTGCGGGAGCTCAAGATGCTCCGCACCCTCAAGCAGGAGAATATTGTGGAGTTGAAAGAGGCCTTCCGCAGAAGAGGAAAGCTATACCTTGTCTTTGAGTATGTGGAGAAG aaCATGCTTGAGCTGCTCGAGGAGCTGCCGAACGGTGTGCCGACGGAGAAGGCACGCAACTATATCTTCCAATTAATCAAGGCAATCCACTGGTGTCACAAACACGACATTGTTCATCGGG acatAAAGCCAGAAAACCTTCTCATCAGCTCTGACGACATCCTCAAGTTATGTGACTTTG GCTTTGCACGTAATCTCTCAGAGGGGACCGATGCCAATTATACAGAGTATGTGGCCACTAGATGGTACCGCTCTCCGGAGCTCCTGCTCGG GGCTCCGTACGGCAAGGCAGTGGACATGTGGTCGGTGGGCTGCATCCTGGGAGAGCTGAGCGACGGGCAGCCCCTGTTCCCAGGAGAGAGTGAGATCGACCAGCTCTTTACCATCCAGAAAGTGTTGGGGCCCCTGCCACCAGAACAGATGAAGCTCTTCTATAACAACCCTCGCTTCCACGGGCTGCGG TTCCCTGCTGTGAACCACCCACAAACCTTGGAGCGTAGATACCTGGGAATCATTGGCGGAGGCCTGTTAGACCTGCTGAAG AACCTGCTGTTGCTGAACCCGACGGAGCGCTTTCTCACGGAGCAGAGCCTGAACCACCACGCCTTCCAGACACTGCGGCTGGTGGAGCGGCCCGGCCCACCGACGCCTACACCTGTACGTTCCTCTAAGAGGAAGCCTCACCATGGGGACAACACCACTCCGAGCAG GAGCCATGGGGGAAAGAGCTCAGGAGGCCACcgctccagcagcagagagtgCTCCAGCCTGCCCCGCCATGAGGACCCCCACCCCAGCAACGATGGATTTCTCAACGGCAACATGCCTACAGCCATCAACCTCAGCCCCACCCTGCATCCCAAGAGCTACCAGCCGCAGATCTTTAACCACTCCACCTCGTGCAGCATGGACCTTGCCAGCAGCAACCTGCCTCACCTGCTCAGCCCTGGCGAGGCCAAGAGCAAAGGAGACTTCGAGATGAACCTGGGGTCCAAGGTGTCCGACGGCCCCGGAGCAAAGTACCTCAAATCCAACTTCCGCTCGCAGCAGCATCGCCATTCTTTTGTGGAGGGGAAAACCAACACTCTTCAAACTGGGGAGAAGCATAGTCGACATAGCTACATGGACTCTCACGGCTCCACACCCTCCTCCAAGTTTGCCTACCTGAACTTGTCTAAGAGCTACGGCACGCTTAGTGACGCCAAGTCAGTGGGGAACTTAAATGATGTGCATCTGTATGCCGATGAGCCTACGTCTCGCTATTTTCCCTCCAGCTGCCTTGACCTCACAGCTCCGAGCAGCCCAGCAGCACGCCGAGTTGACAGACTGGGACCCGGCACAGCTGGCCGAGGAAGCACGCGCTCGGAAAGGGAAAGTAACACCTTGGACTCCTCTTACAGGCGCTCCTCCACCCGCCACAAGGCCTCAGAGGAGGCCAAGTCGCCAGACGCCCTGGACCCAGGTGAAAGTAGCGCTGAAAGGAGCCACGGCCACTCACTGTCTGCCCCACACGACCCTCTGCCTTACGGCCCGGGATACACCAGCCCATTCTCCTCCCAGCAGCGGCCACACCGCCACTCCATGTACGTACGGAGGGACCACCAGAGGACACACGGGGCAGACGAGGGTCTGACGGTGGGGCAGGGCATGCCCACCAGAGCCAgcagcctccagctcctgtctccacagctgcagcaccgCACGCTGCCTCATCACCCCGGCGGCTCCTCCAGAGAAGAAGACATGAGCAGG CAGAGCGAACAGGCACCCACTGAGGTCCTCCGCAGCAGACCCCCAATAAGGGACTCCACAAGGGACAACACCGCATCTTTTCACACACAGCGGCAAAAAAGCGAG AAAACAGAAGACGGGGGCTCCTCCAAAGAGAACCGCAACATCTACAGTGAATCGATGCCGAGGAGGGTGGGAAGCTTCTACAGAG TCCCTTCCCCCCGGCCAGACAACTCCTTTCATGACGGCCGGGGTCAGAGCCGGGGCTCCGGCTTGTCCGGGGACGGCAGCAGTTTGGCGAACCACTCCAAACGCCAgccgacctttgacccttg gACTGGCCCAGATACGCTGGTGTTGAACCCCTCTGAGCCAcccaaagaaaaggagaagcagGGTTTCTTCAGAgcaataaagaagaaaaagaaaaaatctcaaaTG ATGGAAGTCCCCGGTGGAAGGCCTCCTGTCATCAAGAAATGTCTTTTCCCTCTGTTTAGCCCAAAGAATAACATAAAGCATAGTTCATCTGTGCGAGTCCTCCCTGTAGTGTCCTCTCCCATG GTTCCTACTGACGGGGTGGACACAGTCATCCAGAAGTCCTCCAGGTCTTCGGGCCACCAGAGCAGCCGCCACAGGACCCGCGACAAGAGCAGAGACCGGGACCAAGAGCGAGATCGAGACAGGGACAAGGACTGGCCACCGGAGAAACTGTCGGATTCACACTCTCCA AGTCAGCCACTGAAGTCACTACGCAAGCTCCTGCAcctttcatcctcatcctccaaTCAGCCCGCGCCCGCCGACATGCGCTACCAGCCGCTGCCCAATTCGGCCTCCGCCCAGGGCGGTTTCACGGACAGCCGGGGACACTCGGGGGTCAGCACGCCGCAGCTGAAGGGCCGACAGACGGGCTACCCGCTGCCTGGGCAGCTGGAGTCCGGCTGGCACTCGTCTGCCCTGGGCCGCCCCGAAGGCAACCCCTACCCGGAGCAAATGGGCATCAAGGGAGGCCAGAATGGGCACGGCTTCGGACGGCCCTCCAGGTCTCGTATGCCAAACCTCAACGACCTGAAAGAGACAGCTCTGTGA
- the LOC118318128 gene encoding cyclin-dependent kinase-like 5 isoform X6, with amino-acid sequence MKIPDNGDVMNKFEVLGIVGEGAYGVVLKCRHKDTNEIVAIKKFKDSEENEEVKETTLRELKMLRTLKQENIVELKEAFRRRGKLYLVFEYVEKNMLELLEELPNGVPTEKARNYIFQLIKAIHWCHKHDIVHRDIKPENLLISSDDILKLCDFGFARNLSEGTDANYTEYVATRWYRSPELLLGAPYGKAVDMWSVGCILGELSDGQPLFPGESEIDQLFTIQKVLGPLPPEQMKLFYNNPRFHGLRFPAVNHPQTLERRYLGIIGGGLLDLLKNLLLLNPTERFLTEQSLNHHAFQTLRLVERPGPPTPTPVRSSKRKPHHGDNTTPSRSHGGKSSGGHRSSSRECSSLPRHEDPHPSNDGFLNGNMPTAINLSPTLHPKSYQPQIFNHSTSCSMDLASSNLPHLLSPGEAKSKGDFEMNLGSKVSDGPGAKYLKSNFRSQQHRHSFVEGKTNTLQTGEKHSRHSYMDSHGSTPSSKFAYLNLSKSYGTLSDAKSVGNLNDVHLYADEPTSRYFPSSCLDLTAPSSPAARRVDRLGPGTAGRGSTRSERESNTLDSSYRRSSTRHKASEEAKSPDALDPGESSAERSHGHSLSAPHDPLPYGPGYTSPFSSQQRPHRHSMYVRRDHQRTHGADEGLTVGQGMPTRASSLQLLSPQLQHRTLPHHPGGSSREEDMSRQSEQAPTEVLRSRPPIRDSTRDNTASFHTQRQKSEKTEDGGSSKENRNIYSESMPRRVGSFYRDNSFHDGRGQSRGSGLSGDGSSLANHSKRQPTFDPWTGPDTLVLNPSEPPKEKEKQGFFRAIKKKKKKSQMMEVPGGRPPVIKKCLFPLFSPKNNIKHSSSVRVLPVVSSPMVPTDGVDTVIQKSSRSSGHQSSRHRTRDKSRDRDQERDRDRDKDWPPEKLSDSHSPSQPLKSLRKLLHLSSSSSNQPAPADMRYQPLPNSASAQGGFTDSRGHSGVSTPQLKGRQTGYPLPGQLESGWHSSALGRPEGNPYPEQMGIKGGQNGHGFGRPSRSRMPNLNDLKETAL; translated from the exons GACACCAATGAAATTGTGGCCATTAAGAAATTCAAGGACAGCGAAG aaaatgaagaagTTAAAGAAACAACACTGCGGGAGCTCAAGATGCTCCGCACCCTCAAGCAGGAGAATATTGTGGAGTTGAAAGAGGCCTTCCGCAGAAGAGGAAAGCTATACCTTGTCTTTGAGTATGTGGAGAAG aaCATGCTTGAGCTGCTCGAGGAGCTGCCGAACGGTGTGCCGACGGAGAAGGCACGCAACTATATCTTCCAATTAATCAAGGCAATCCACTGGTGTCACAAACACGACATTGTTCATCGGG acatAAAGCCAGAAAACCTTCTCATCAGCTCTGACGACATCCTCAAGTTATGTGACTTTG GCTTTGCACGTAATCTCTCAGAGGGGACCGATGCCAATTATACAGAGTATGTGGCCACTAGATGGTACCGCTCTCCGGAGCTCCTGCTCGG GGCTCCGTACGGCAAGGCAGTGGACATGTGGTCGGTGGGCTGCATCCTGGGAGAGCTGAGCGACGGGCAGCCCCTGTTCCCAGGAGAGAGTGAGATCGACCAGCTCTTTACCATCCAGAAAGTGTTGGGGCCCCTGCCACCAGAACAGATGAAGCTCTTCTATAACAACCCTCGCTTCCACGGGCTGCGG TTCCCTGCTGTGAACCACCCACAAACCTTGGAGCGTAGATACCTGGGAATCATTGGCGGAGGCCTGTTAGACCTGCTGAAG AACCTGCTGTTGCTGAACCCGACGGAGCGCTTTCTCACGGAGCAGAGCCTGAACCACCACGCCTTCCAGACACTGCGGCTGGTGGAGCGGCCCGGCCCACCGACGCCTACACCTGTACGTTCCTCTAAGAGGAAGCCTCACCATGGGGACAACACCACTCCGAGCAG GAGCCATGGGGGAAAGAGCTCAGGAGGCCACcgctccagcagcagagagtgCTCCAGCCTGCCCCGCCATGAGGACCCCCACCCCAGCAACGATGGATTTCTCAACGGCAACATGCCTACAGCCATCAACCTCAGCCCCACCCTGCATCCCAAGAGCTACCAGCCGCAGATCTTTAACCACTCCACCTCGTGCAGCATGGACCTTGCCAGCAGCAACCTGCCTCACCTGCTCAGCCCTGGCGAGGCCAAGAGCAAAGGAGACTTCGAGATGAACCTGGGGTCCAAGGTGTCCGACGGCCCCGGAGCAAAGTACCTCAAATCCAACTTCCGCTCGCAGCAGCATCGCCATTCTTTTGTGGAGGGGAAAACCAACACTCTTCAAACTGGGGAGAAGCATAGTCGACATAGCTACATGGACTCTCACGGCTCCACACCCTCCTCCAAGTTTGCCTACCTGAACTTGTCTAAGAGCTACGGCACGCTTAGTGACGCCAAGTCAGTGGGGAACTTAAATGATGTGCATCTGTATGCCGATGAGCCTACGTCTCGCTATTTTCCCTCCAGCTGCCTTGACCTCACAGCTCCGAGCAGCCCAGCAGCACGCCGAGTTGACAGACTGGGACCCGGCACAGCTGGCCGAGGAAGCACGCGCTCGGAAAGGGAAAGTAACACCTTGGACTCCTCTTACAGGCGCTCCTCCACCCGCCACAAGGCCTCAGAGGAGGCCAAGTCGCCAGACGCCCTGGACCCAGGTGAAAGTAGCGCTGAAAGGAGCCACGGCCACTCACTGTCTGCCCCACACGACCCTCTGCCTTACGGCCCGGGATACACCAGCCCATTCTCCTCCCAGCAGCGGCCACACCGCCACTCCATGTACGTACGGAGGGACCACCAGAGGACACACGGGGCAGACGAGGGTCTGACGGTGGGGCAGGGCATGCCCACCAGAGCCAgcagcctccagctcctgtctccacagctgcagcaccgCACGCTGCCTCATCACCCCGGCGGCTCCTCCAGAGAAGAAGACATGAGCAGG CAGAGCGAACAGGCACCCACTGAGGTCCTCCGCAGCAGACCCCCAATAAGGGACTCCACAAGGGACAACACCGCATCTTTTCACACACAGCGGCAAAAAAGCGAG AAAACAGAAGACGGGGGCTCCTCCAAAGAGAACCGCAACATCTACAGTGAATCGATGCCGAGGAGGGTGGGAAGCTTCTACAGAG ACAACTCCTTTCATGACGGCCGGGGTCAGAGCCGGGGCTCCGGCTTGTCCGGGGACGGCAGCAGTTTGGCGAACCACTCCAAACGCCAgccgacctttgacccttg gACTGGCCCAGATACGCTGGTGTTGAACCCCTCTGAGCCAcccaaagaaaaggagaagcagGGTTTCTTCAGAgcaataaagaagaaaaagaaaaaatctcaaaTG ATGGAAGTCCCCGGTGGAAGGCCTCCTGTCATCAAGAAATGTCTTTTCCCTCTGTTTAGCCCAAAGAATAACATAAAGCATAGTTCATCTGTGCGAGTCCTCCCTGTAGTGTCCTCTCCCATG GTTCCTACTGACGGGGTGGACACAGTCATCCAGAAGTCCTCCAGGTCTTCGGGCCACCAGAGCAGCCGCCACAGGACCCGCGACAAGAGCAGAGACCGGGACCAAGAGCGAGATCGAGACAGGGACAAGGACTGGCCACCGGAGAAACTGTCGGATTCACACTCTCCA AGTCAGCCACTGAAGTCACTACGCAAGCTCCTGCAcctttcatcctcatcctccaaTCAGCCCGCGCCCGCCGACATGCGCTACCAGCCGCTGCCCAATTCGGCCTCCGCCCAGGGCGGTTTCACGGACAGCCGGGGACACTCGGGGGTCAGCACGCCGCAGCTGAAGGGCCGACAGACGGGCTACCCGCTGCCTGGGCAGCTGGAGTCCGGCTGGCACTCGTCTGCCCTGGGCCGCCCCGAAGGCAACCCCTACCCGGAGCAAATGGGCATCAAGGGAGGCCAGAATGGGCACGGCTTCGGACGGCCCTCCAGGTCTCGTATGCCAAACCTCAACGACCTGAAAGAGACAGCTCTGTGA
- the LOC118318128 gene encoding cyclin-dependent kinase-like 5 isoform X3: protein MKIPDNGDVMNKFEVLGIVGEGAYGVVLKCRHKDTNEIVAIKKFKDSEENEEVKETTLRELKMLRTLKQENIVELKEAFRRRGKLYLVFEYVEKNMLELLEELPNGVPTEKARNYIFQLIKAIHWCHKHDIVHRDIKPENLLISSDDILKLCDFGFARNLSEGTDANYTEYVATRWYRSPELLLGAPYGKAVDMWSVGCILGELSDGQPLFPGESEIDQLFTIQKVLGPLPPEQMKLFYNNPRFHGLRFPAVNHPQTLERRYLGIIGGGLLDLLKNLLLLNPTERFLTEQSLNHHAFQTLRLVERPGPPTPTPVRSSKRKPHHGDNTTPSRSHGGKSSGGHRSSSRECSSLPRHEDPHPSNDGFLNGNMPTAINLSPTLHPKSYQPQIFNHSTSCSMDLASSNLPHLLSPGEAKSKGDFEMNLGSKVSDGPGAKYLKSNFRSQQHRHSFVEGKTNTLQTGEKHSRHSYMDSHGSTPSSKFAYLNLSKSYGTLSDAKSVGNLNDVHLYADEPTSRYFPSSCLDLTAPSSPAARRVDRLGPGTAGRGSTRSERESNTLDSSYRRSSTRHKASEEAKSPDALDPGESSAERSHGHSLSAPHDPLPYGPGYTSPFSSQQRPHRHSMYVRRDHQRTHGADEGLTVGQGMPTRASSLQLLSPQLQHRTLPHHPGGSSREEDMSRQSEQAPTEVLRSRPPIRDSTRDNTASFHTQRQKSEVGLYHVQKTEDGGSSKENRNIYSESMPRRVGSFYRDNSFHDGRGQSRGSGLSGDGSSLANHSKRQPTFDPWTGPDTLVLNPSEPPKEKEKQGFFRAIKKKKKKSQMMEVPGGRPPVIKKCLFPLFSPKNNIKHSSSVRVLPVVSSPMVPTDGVDTVIQKSSRSSGHQSSRHRTRDKSRDRDQERDRDRDKDWPPEKLSDSHSPSQPLKSLRKLLHLSSSSSNQPAPADMRYQPLPNSASAQGGFTDSRGHSGVSTPQLKGRQTGYPLPGQLESGWHSSALGRPEGNPYPEQMGIKGGQNGHGFGRPSRSRMPNLNDLKETAL, encoded by the exons GACACCAATGAAATTGTGGCCATTAAGAAATTCAAGGACAGCGAAG aaaatgaagaagTTAAAGAAACAACACTGCGGGAGCTCAAGATGCTCCGCACCCTCAAGCAGGAGAATATTGTGGAGTTGAAAGAGGCCTTCCGCAGAAGAGGAAAGCTATACCTTGTCTTTGAGTATGTGGAGAAG aaCATGCTTGAGCTGCTCGAGGAGCTGCCGAACGGTGTGCCGACGGAGAAGGCACGCAACTATATCTTCCAATTAATCAAGGCAATCCACTGGTGTCACAAACACGACATTGTTCATCGGG acatAAAGCCAGAAAACCTTCTCATCAGCTCTGACGACATCCTCAAGTTATGTGACTTTG GCTTTGCACGTAATCTCTCAGAGGGGACCGATGCCAATTATACAGAGTATGTGGCCACTAGATGGTACCGCTCTCCGGAGCTCCTGCTCGG GGCTCCGTACGGCAAGGCAGTGGACATGTGGTCGGTGGGCTGCATCCTGGGAGAGCTGAGCGACGGGCAGCCCCTGTTCCCAGGAGAGAGTGAGATCGACCAGCTCTTTACCATCCAGAAAGTGTTGGGGCCCCTGCCACCAGAACAGATGAAGCTCTTCTATAACAACCCTCGCTTCCACGGGCTGCGG TTCCCTGCTGTGAACCACCCACAAACCTTGGAGCGTAGATACCTGGGAATCATTGGCGGAGGCCTGTTAGACCTGCTGAAG AACCTGCTGTTGCTGAACCCGACGGAGCGCTTTCTCACGGAGCAGAGCCTGAACCACCACGCCTTCCAGACACTGCGGCTGGTGGAGCGGCCCGGCCCACCGACGCCTACACCTGTACGTTCCTCTAAGAGGAAGCCTCACCATGGGGACAACACCACTCCGAGCAG GAGCCATGGGGGAAAGAGCTCAGGAGGCCACcgctccagcagcagagagtgCTCCAGCCTGCCCCGCCATGAGGACCCCCACCCCAGCAACGATGGATTTCTCAACGGCAACATGCCTACAGCCATCAACCTCAGCCCCACCCTGCATCCCAAGAGCTACCAGCCGCAGATCTTTAACCACTCCACCTCGTGCAGCATGGACCTTGCCAGCAGCAACCTGCCTCACCTGCTCAGCCCTGGCGAGGCCAAGAGCAAAGGAGACTTCGAGATGAACCTGGGGTCCAAGGTGTCCGACGGCCCCGGAGCAAAGTACCTCAAATCCAACTTCCGCTCGCAGCAGCATCGCCATTCTTTTGTGGAGGGGAAAACCAACACTCTTCAAACTGGGGAGAAGCATAGTCGACATAGCTACATGGACTCTCACGGCTCCACACCCTCCTCCAAGTTTGCCTACCTGAACTTGTCTAAGAGCTACGGCACGCTTAGTGACGCCAAGTCAGTGGGGAACTTAAATGATGTGCATCTGTATGCCGATGAGCCTACGTCTCGCTATTTTCCCTCCAGCTGCCTTGACCTCACAGCTCCGAGCAGCCCAGCAGCACGCCGAGTTGACAGACTGGGACCCGGCACAGCTGGCCGAGGAAGCACGCGCTCGGAAAGGGAAAGTAACACCTTGGACTCCTCTTACAGGCGCTCCTCCACCCGCCACAAGGCCTCAGAGGAGGCCAAGTCGCCAGACGCCCTGGACCCAGGTGAAAGTAGCGCTGAAAGGAGCCACGGCCACTCACTGTCTGCCCCACACGACCCTCTGCCTTACGGCCCGGGATACACCAGCCCATTCTCCTCCCAGCAGCGGCCACACCGCCACTCCATGTACGTACGGAGGGACCACCAGAGGACACACGGGGCAGACGAGGGTCTGACGGTGGGGCAGGGCATGCCCACCAGAGCCAgcagcctccagctcctgtctccacagctgcagcaccgCACGCTGCCTCATCACCCCGGCGGCTCCTCCAGAGAAGAAGACATGAGCAGG CAGAGCGAACAGGCACCCACTGAGGTCCTCCGCAGCAGACCCCCAATAAGGGACTCCACAAGGGACAACACCGCATCTTTTCACACACAGCGGCAAAAAAGCGAG GTTGGCTTATATCATGTACAGAAAACAGAAGACGGGGGCTCCTCCAAAGAGAACCGCAACATCTACAGTGAATCGATGCCGAGGAGGGTGGGAAGCTTCTACAGAG ACAACTCCTTTCATGACGGCCGGGGTCAGAGCCGGGGCTCCGGCTTGTCCGGGGACGGCAGCAGTTTGGCGAACCACTCCAAACGCCAgccgacctttgacccttg gACTGGCCCAGATACGCTGGTGTTGAACCCCTCTGAGCCAcccaaagaaaaggagaagcagGGTTTCTTCAGAgcaataaagaagaaaaagaaaaaatctcaaaTG ATGGAAGTCCCCGGTGGAAGGCCTCCTGTCATCAAGAAATGTCTTTTCCCTCTGTTTAGCCCAAAGAATAACATAAAGCATAGTTCATCTGTGCGAGTCCTCCCTGTAGTGTCCTCTCCCATG GTTCCTACTGACGGGGTGGACACAGTCATCCAGAAGTCCTCCAGGTCTTCGGGCCACCAGAGCAGCCGCCACAGGACCCGCGACAAGAGCAGAGACCGGGACCAAGAGCGAGATCGAGACAGGGACAAGGACTGGCCACCGGAGAAACTGTCGGATTCACACTCTCCA AGTCAGCCACTGAAGTCACTACGCAAGCTCCTGCAcctttcatcctcatcctccaaTCAGCCCGCGCCCGCCGACATGCGCTACCAGCCGCTGCCCAATTCGGCCTCCGCCCAGGGCGGTTTCACGGACAGCCGGGGACACTCGGGGGTCAGCACGCCGCAGCTGAAGGGCCGACAGACGGGCTACCCGCTGCCTGGGCAGCTGGAGTCCGGCTGGCACTCGTCTGCCCTGGGCCGCCCCGAAGGCAACCCCTACCCGGAGCAAATGGGCATCAAGGGAGGCCAGAATGGGCACGGCTTCGGACGGCCCTCCAGGTCTCGTATGCCAAACCTCAACGACCTGAAAGAGACAGCTCTGTGA